Sequence from the Myxococcales bacterium genome:
AAGCGCTTGTAGGATTCGGGCTGCTCCGCGCGGAGCCAGCTGGCGCACTTCTCGGTCACGAGCCAACCGTCCACGGGAGGGCGCTCACCTTCGAGGACAGGGGGGAAGGCTGGCCCCGCATGGTCGGCCGATCTCACCACACGCGTGGGCACGATGCCTTCATCGAGGAGCATGCCAACGAGCCGTGACGGCCGTGCGATGGCGGTCGAGAGCCCGAGTCGCTTGCCCCGCAGCTCGGCCATCGATAGCCGCTCGGCCCCTCCAAGGAGCCGCGCGCCCTCAAGGAGGTACCTCCCCTCGTGCACCCTCTGGTGGTGGTCGCGGTCGTGGTCGTGGTCGTGGTCGTGGTCGCGGTCGCGGTCGCGGTCGCGGTCGTGGTCGTGGTCGCGGTCGCGGTCGTGGTCGTCGGCGTGGCGCTCGGCGCTCCCCCGTCGCGTGCGAACGAGGACGACCTCGTCGGCGAGCGACCGGAGGCGCGACGCCGACGCCCGGGCGTCGCCGCTCGGCGGGCTCTGGCTCGCGCCCCACGGCCTCTCCGCGTCGAGCACCAAGAGCGCGTGGTCGAGCCTCCGGGGCGTGGTCTGGTGGAGGCCGTCGAAGACGATGACATTGGCCCCTTGCGCGACGGCGTAGCGGACCGCGTCGCTCCGCTCCGCGGCAACAACGACCACGCCGCGCGTGAATTTCTCCGCGAGCCAGACGGCCTCGTCGCCCACGTCACGGGCTTCGTCGGTGCGCACCACCGCGCGAGCGCGTTCGACGCGCGCGCCGTAGCCGTGCCCGACGATGGCGACGCGGTTTCGCCCGGAGCTTGCGACCTGATGCGCGACGGCGAGCGCCAGCGGCGTCTTGTACGACCCTCCGAGCGTGCCCCCACCGACACCAATGGCGCGAACGTGCGGCGGCCAGTCGAGAGACTTCACGAGTCGCGCGTCGGCGGCCTTCGCCCACGCGGAGGAGAGAGAGCGCGCGAGTGCACCTTGAAGGCGCCCCTCTTCGAGGGCCTGCGCCACGCTCGCCCGGATGCTGCTCGAAAGCCGCATCGGGCCAAGCTACAGTCGAGCCGTGTCGTCAGCCATCTCGTTTTTCGATGCCATCGCGGCTCGCTACGATCGCGACTACGCGCTCGACGCGGCGACGACGCGCGCACGCGTGGGCCGCATTGCCAAGGACATCCCGCGCAGCAGCAGCAGCAGCAGCAGCAGCAGCTCGGGCGGCAAGGTCTTGGACCTCGGCGTTGGCACGGGACGCGAGCTCCCAACGCTCTTGGATCTCGGCTTTCGGGTGACGGGCCTCGACGCCTCCGAGGCGATGCTCGAGCTTTGCCGGCGGCGCGCACGCCCCATCCCCCTCGTGTGCCAGACCTTCTACGCGCCGCTCCCCTTCGCCGATGGCGAGTTCGACGCGGTGCTGGCGCTGCACGGAACGCTGTCGCATCCGCCCGATGCGGAGGCGCAGGCACGCCTCATCGGCGAGGTCGCGCGCGTCCTCGCTCCCGGTGGCCTCTTCGCCTTCGAGGTGCCGTCCTTGGGCTGGTTGGCGCAGCTCGACCACCGGCCCATCGACGATGGCGCGCGCGCCGTCCGGCGGACGGGCCCGCAAGCCGTCCTCCACGAGGATCGGCGGCTCGGCGTGCACATCGAGGGCCACGTGCTGAGCGACGCCGAGTGGGCGGCCCTTTTGGGCGAGCACTTTCGGGTGCGCATCGAGCCCATGAGCCCCGTCGAGCTCTTGGTGCTCGCGACGCGTCAGACGCTGGCGGTGCCCGCGCGATCGAGGTAGTCACGGCCCCATGACGAGCTCCAAGGCCGCGCCGCCATCGCTCCTGGCGCGTGTGGTCTTCCTCGCGCTCGCCGCCGCGACGCTGCATCCCGCTGTGACGGCGAGCGTGGGGCTCATCGTAGGCATCGCAGCGGCGCTTACCTTCGGCAACCCGTACGCCAAGCTCACCAAGAAGGCGACGGCGACGCTGCTGCAGCTCTCCGTCGTGGCGCTCGGTTTCGGGATGAACCTCAGGGTCGTCCTCGCCGCCGGCCTCCAAGGCTTTGCGATGACCTTCGCGGGCATCGTCGGCTGCTTCATCGTCGGCGCCCTCCTCCGTGTCCTGCTCCGTGTTCCGCGCGACGTCGGGCTCCTCCTCACGGTCGGCACAGCCATCTGCGGCGGCAGCGCCATCGCGGCAGTGGTGCCCGCCATCGGCGCCAACGATGACGACGCCACCGTGTCGCTCGCCGTGGTCTTCCTCCTGAACGCCCTGGGCCTCGTCGCGTTTCCGTTCATCGGCCACGCCCTTGGCCTCGACGAAGCGCGCTTTGGCCTGTGGGCCGCCCTCGCGATTCACGACACGAGCTCGGTGGTCGGTGCGGCGAGCCAATACGGCAAGGTCGCCCTCGAGGTCGCGACGACCGTGAAGCTGGCGCGCGCGCTTTGGATCGTGCCGCTCGCGTTGCTCATCGGGTGGTGGCGCTCGCGGAGTCGGTCCGCGGAAGCGGGCCCGCGCCCCAGCGTCAAGAAG
This genomic interval carries:
- a CDS encoding tetraacyldisaccharide 4'-kinase; this encodes MRLSSSIRASVAQALEEGRLQGALARSLSSAWAKAADARLVKSLDWPPHVRAIGVGGGTLGGSYKTPLALAVAHQVASSGRNRVAIVGHGYGARVERARAVVRTDEARDVGDEAVWLAEKFTRGVVVVAAERSDAVRYAVAQGANVIVFDGLHQTTPRRLDHALLVLDAERPWGASQSPPSGDARASASRLRSLADEVVLVRTRRGSAERHADDHDRDRDHDHDRDRDRDRDHDHDHDHDRDHHQRVHEGRYLLEGARLLGGAERLSMAELRGKRLGLSTAIARPSRLVGMLLDEGIVPTRVVRSADHAGPAFPPVLEGERPPVDGWLVTEKCASWLRAEQPESYKRLQVPVFVLEATLAVPTLLRKLEAASDLDRHRGAP
- a CDS encoding class I SAM-dependent methyltransferase codes for the protein MSSAISFFDAIAARYDRDYALDAATTRARVGRIAKDIPRSSSSSSSSSSGGKVLDLGVGTGRELPTLLDLGFRVTGLDASEAMLELCRRRARPIPLVCQTFYAPLPFADGEFDAVLALHGTLSHPPDAEAQARLIGEVARVLAPGGLFAFEVPSLGWLAQLDHRPIDDGARAVRRTGPQAVLHEDRRLGVHIEGHVLSDAEWAALLGEHFRVRIEPMSPVELLVLATRQTLAVPARSR
- a CDS encoding putative sulfate exporter family transporter, with the protein product MTSSKAAPPSLLARVVFLALAAATLHPAVTASVGLIVGIAAALTFGNPYAKLTKKATATLLQLSVVALGFGMNLRVVLAAGLQGFAMTFAGIVGCFIVGALLRVLLRVPRDVGLLLTVGTAICGGSAIAAVVPAIGANDDDATVSLAVVFLLNALGLVAFPFIGHALGLDEARFGLWAALAIHDTSSVVGAASQYGKVALEVATTVKLARALWIVPLALLIGWWRSRSRSAEAGPRPSVKKPWFIVGFLAAAAVVTFVPEVATAGALAARVARQSLVLTLFLIGANLTRGALRSVGARPLAMGLALWVVVAAATLAALRLGLIS